Proteins from one Triticum aestivum cultivar Chinese Spring chromosome 7A, IWGSC CS RefSeq v2.1, whole genome shotgun sequence genomic window:
- the LOC123148672 gene encoding probable carboxylesterase 15, producing the protein MGESSKRTGPIYLRPEAEGCTLHIHSIVLLTMAFSADPTAQPYVVEDCRGVLQLLSDGTVVRSAALPFPVDGNVAYNDHGRVEWKDAVYDAGLGLGLRMYKPTTNAREEGKKLPVLVYFHGGGFCIGSCTWPNFHAACLRLAAELPAVVLSFDYRLAPEHRLPAAHEDAAAALLWLQNQLASDPWLADAADPRRVFVSGESAGGNIAHHLALRFGRAGLDPMRIEGYILLMPAFCSEQPTQSELDSPATAFLTRETCDRYCRLFLPAGANEDHPLVNPLGPDSPGLEALDVGRVLVVAAEGDLLRDKNVEYAERLRAARGKEKDDVELVVFAGEEHAFFGVKPTSAATGDLVRVIRRFMATEREAAC; encoded by the coding sequence ATGGGAGAATCGTcgaaaagaactggccctataTACCTGCGGCCTGAGGCCGAAGGCTGCACGCTTCACATTCACTCGATAGTTCTTTTAACGATGGCGTTCTCGGCGGATCCGACCGCACAGCCCTACGTCGTTGAGgattgccgcggggtgctgcagctTCTCAGCGACGGCACAGTCGTGCGCTCTGCGGCCTTGCCCTTCCCTGTCGACGGCAACGTCGCATATAACGACCACGGCCGTGTCGAGTGGAAGGACGCCGTGTACGAcgccggcctcggcctcggccttcGCATGTACAAGCCGACGACGAACGCCAGAGAGGAGGGCAAGAAGCTCCCCGTGCTCGTCTACTTCCACGGCGGGGGCTTCTGCATTGGCTCCTGCACGTGGCCCAACTTCCACGCCGCctgcctccgcctcgccgccgagCTCCCCGCCGTTGTACTCTCCTTCGACTACCGCCTCGCCCCCGAGCACCGCCTTCCCGCTGCCCACGAGGACGCCGCAGCGGCCCTCCTCTGGCTACAGAACCAGCTCGCTTCGGACCCGTGGCTCGCCGACGCGGCCGACCCACGCAGGGTGTTCGTCTCCGGCGAGTCTGCCGGTGGCAACATCGCGCACCACCTTGCCCTCCGGTTCGGCAGGGCAGGACTGGACCCAATGAGGATCGAGGGGTACATCCTGCTCATGCCGGCATTCTGCTCGGAGCAGCCGACGCAGTCCGAGCTTGACTCACCGGCGACGGCGTTCCTGACGAGGGAAACCTGCGACAGGTACTGCCGCCTCTTCCTGCCCGCCGGAGCGAACGAGGACCACCCGCTGGTGAACCCGCTCGGGCCGGACAGCCCAGGCCTTGAGGCGTTGGACGTCGGCCGCGTGCTCGTCGTGGCCGCGGAGGGCGACCTGCTGAGGGACAAGAACGTGGAGTACGCGGAGCGGCTGAGGGCGGCGCGGGGGAAGGAGAAGGATGACGTCGAGCTCGTCGTGTTCGCCGGCGAGGAGCACGCGTTCTTCGGGGTGAAGCCGACGTCAGCGGCCACCGGCGACCTCGTCCGGGTCATCAGGCGGTTCATGGCCACGGAGAGGGAAGCAGCCTGCTGA